The Schizosaccharomyces pombe strain 972h- genome assembly, chromosome: I genome contains a region encoding:
- a CDS encoding phosphoglycerate mutase/6-phosphofructo-2-kinase family, whose amino-acid sequence MASKGIDKTIYFVRHGQVSHDVDENGVHREHDPLLNDEGRKQALQLQHDLDAEKLPIELILVSPMRRALETMKIGFQHYIEDKHIPVKVIPLLQDCGDWACNVGSYTKDLEKQFPGYDYTACHEDPVFPKKEKIYKADYKTSIQRSRVLAEFFAKVPEKVFAVVTHGVDIRLFQKIQKPEDSLDAVPKEHSFSPCQHEEFRMHYEDDKNWNFEPVK is encoded by the coding sequence ATGGCATCTAAAGGAATCGATAAAaccatttattttgttcgACATGGTCAAGTTTCTCATGATGTTGACGAAAATGGCGTTCATCGCGAACATGATCCTTTACTAAACGATGAAGGACGCAAACAGGCTTTGCAACTTCAACATGATTTGGATGCAGAAAAGTTGCCAATTGAACTGATACTTGTTTCTCCTATGCGCCGGGCCCTAgaaacaatgaaaatagGTTTTCAACATTATATTGAAGATAAGCATATCCCAGTGAAAGTTATCCCCCTTCTACAAGATTGCGGCGATTGGGCCTGCAATGTTGGCTCATATACAAAAGATTTAGAGAAACAATTTCCTGGTTATGACTATACAGCATGTCATGAAGATCCCGTATTTCccaagaaggaaaaaatatataaagcAGATTACAAAACTAGTATTCAACGTTCACGTGTCCTCGCAGAATTCTTTGCCAAGGTACCCGAAAAGGTCTTTGCAGTGGTAACCCATGGAGTAGATATTCGattattccaaaaaattcaaaaaccAGAAGATTCTTTAGACGCCGTTCCTAAAGAACATTCATTTTCACCTTGTCAGCACGAGGAATTCCGTATGCACTATGAAGACGATAAAAATTGGAACTTTGAACCTGTgaaataa
- the mfm2 gene encoding M-factor precursor Mfm2, which yields MDSIATNTHSSSIVNAYNNNPTDVVKTQNIKNYTPKVPYMCVIA from the exons ATGGACTCCATTGCAACTAACACTCATTCTTCATCCATTGTCAATGCCTACAACAACAATCCTACCGATGTTGTAAAAACtcaaaacattaaaaattatactCCAAAGGTTCCTTATATGTG TGTAATTGCTTAA
- a CDS encoding uncharacterized protein (Schizosaccharomyces pombe specific protein): protein MTAKMAEPLYFRIWSSLNIICLMVTFLNVQLSKTPIVLMPLFIALLKNNRKRETKKQTISVLVQKREEKTKLVLDDANNHNHAFLYHCQYLGQKKHVVIQ from the coding sequence atgaCCGCAAAGATGGCTGAACCATTGTACTTTAGAATATGGTCCTCGTTAAACATTATCTGTTTAATGGTGACTTTTCTTAATGTACAATTGTCAAAGACACCTATTGTGTTGATGCCTTTGTTTATTGCACTATTGAAAAACAATAGGAAGCGGGAGACGAAAAAGCAAACGATAAGTGTTTTGGtacaaaaaagagaagagaaaacaaagcTAGTATTAGATGATGCTAATAATCACAATCATGCGTTTCTTTACCACTGTCAATATTTAGGGCAAAAAAAACATGTAGTGATACAATAA